The following proteins come from a genomic window of Pirellula staleyi DSM 6068:
- a CDS encoding glycosyltransferase family 2 protein: MPRLSILIPCFDPAAELEDTLVSVLQNRPRDCEVLVIHTQQYSDPYNLRDEVQLLRVSGRVSLCQLANSGLAAATGEVVHLLLPGMAATENWTDEPLSHFDDPEVACVAPIVVQANDPTKLVSAGVTRGWIASRKVVGAGAAASLAQPRRWNVLGPTFAAGFYRRSVLESLGGIATHLTDDLADIDLALSIQALGLLSILEPKSRLIEQQPVAKPKSSIGLGKARELLFWRHAQLRGPVSLLLHPIAAMAESVAASTGNGGAVASELVGRLLGLAAVGTAARHGQKLADARETLAAGEAPASLSLAEARREKSAADQTAAPARRAA, translated from the coding sequence GTGCCTCGGCTTTCGATCCTCATACCGTGCTTTGATCCCGCTGCGGAGCTGGAAGACACCTTGGTGTCGGTGCTCCAAAATCGGCCTCGCGATTGCGAAGTGTTGGTTATCCACACGCAGCAGTACAGCGACCCGTATAACCTGCGCGACGAAGTTCAGCTGCTCCGCGTCTCCGGACGTGTCAGCCTTTGCCAGCTGGCCAATAGTGGCCTGGCTGCCGCCACGGGAGAAGTTGTACACCTGCTGCTCCCCGGCATGGCCGCTACCGAAAACTGGACTGACGAACCGCTGTCGCATTTCGACGATCCCGAGGTCGCTTGCGTGGCCCCGATCGTGGTGCAGGCGAACGATCCGACCAAGCTGGTTTCGGCCGGCGTTACGCGAGGCTGGATTGCCTCGCGTAAGGTGGTGGGTGCTGGTGCTGCAGCGAGCCTCGCACAGCCGCGCCGCTGGAATGTGCTCGGACCAACGTTCGCAGCAGGTTTCTATCGACGAAGCGTGCTCGAGTCGCTGGGTGGCATTGCGACGCACCTGACCGACGACCTCGCCGATATCGACTTGGCTCTCTCGATCCAGGCACTCGGGCTCCTTTCGATTCTCGAGCCCAAAAGCCGCTTGATCGAGCAGCAGCCTGTGGCGAAGCCCAAGTCGAGCATAGGACTTGGTAAGGCTCGCGAGCTCCTGTTCTGGCGTCATGCTCAGCTGCGTGGGCCGGTTTCGCTGCTGCTGCATCCGATTGCGGCGATGGCCGAATCGGTGGCGGCCTCCACCGGCAATGGCGGAGCGGTGGCAAGCGAGCTGGTGGGGCGTTTGCTGGGGCTCGCGGCAGTGGGAACGGCGGCTCGGCATGGTCAAAAACTGGCCGATGCTCGCGAAACGCTGGCCGCCGGCGAAGCTCCCGCTTCGTTGTCGCTGGCCGAGGCTCGCCGCGAGAAATCCGCAGCCGACCAAACTGCCGCTCCGGCCCGCCGGGCAGCTTAG
- a CDS encoding DUF5684 domain-containing protein, producing MNLLLPLFAQDDGGGGAIVVLLSLFCMLIVPLAILGVVLAGMWKVFEKAGQPGWAAIVPIYNTYVLVVEIAKMDIMWFVLLLVPCVQYVAVFVIMIKVAKKYGQGDGFGIGMALLPFIFIPILGFGSARYNPSA from the coding sequence ATGAATTTGCTTCTACCCCTGTTTGCGCAAGATGATGGTGGCGGCGGAGCTATCGTTGTTCTCTTGAGTTTGTTTTGCATGCTCATCGTCCCACTGGCGATCTTGGGGGTAGTGTTAGCGGGTATGTGGAAAGTGTTTGAAAAGGCTGGCCAGCCAGGTTGGGCCGCCATTGTTCCGATTTATAACACCTACGTGCTTGTCGTCGAAATTGCCAAGATGGACATCATGTGGTTCGTCCTCTTGCTCGTCCCTTGCGTGCAGTACGTCGCTGTGTTTGTCATCATGATTAAGGTGGCAAAGAAATATGGCCAAGGAGATGGTTTTGGCATCGGCATGGCCCTTCTTCCTTTCATCTTCATTCCAATCCTGGGCTTTGGATCGGCACGCTATAATCCCTCGGCTTAA
- a CDS encoding cytochrome c, whose protein sequence is MMSSRTWLPAIVLLSLASHPALAAETKQPTWGGTGYPEEWKQLTPAERGYKLLTQKAYLPPDFDQETFDNTWKNWPEPLRSEAEKATPDERRRMAFSRYGLTPRPDDPTKPLQYVVDSAGNWTMNCFACHGGKLSGTTIPGLPNRRFALQTLTEDTFAAKLELGKAPSRMDLGSVFVPLGATNGSTNAVMFGVVLMHFRDADLNIHEDRGIPKMVHHDMDAPAWWNFKFKDYLYIDGFAGKGHRGLMQFMLVKQNGPERFRNWEEEFRDVFAFIASIEAPKFPGKIDQPLADRGAVVFQKNCAECHGTYGDKPSYPERNIPIDDIGTDRVRYDALTPAHRKAYGESWFTDYAKLPNIDAPEGYVAPPLHGIWASAPYLHNGSVPTLWHLLRPAERPVVWKGAEDDYDHERVGLKVEVLPQLPDYARRGAARREYFSTKSFGKSAAGHDYPAKLTEAQREAVLEYLKTL, encoded by the coding sequence ATGATGTCTTCCCGCACATGGCTCCCCGCGATCGTGCTGCTGAGCCTGGCGAGTCACCCCGCGCTAGCTGCTGAAACAAAGCAGCCGACTTGGGGCGGAACAGGCTATCCTGAAGAGTGGAAACAACTTACGCCGGCCGAGCGGGGCTATAAGCTCCTCACCCAGAAGGCTTATCTGCCCCCCGATTTCGACCAAGAGACCTTCGACAACACCTGGAAAAACTGGCCCGAGCCTTTGCGGAGTGAAGCAGAGAAAGCGACTCCCGACGAGCGTCGGCGAATGGCTTTTTCGCGCTACGGTCTGACCCCTCGTCCCGACGATCCAACGAAGCCGCTGCAGTATGTGGTGGATAGCGCCGGGAACTGGACGATGAACTGCTTTGCCTGCCATGGCGGGAAACTTTCCGGGACCACGATTCCCGGACTTCCCAACCGTCGGTTTGCTTTGCAAACCCTGACAGAGGATACGTTTGCGGCAAAACTAGAGCTCGGCAAAGCCCCGTCGCGGATGGATCTTGGAAGTGTGTTTGTCCCCCTCGGAGCGACCAACGGCAGCACCAATGCGGTGATGTTTGGTGTCGTGCTGATGCACTTCCGCGATGCTGATTTGAACATCCACGAAGATCGTGGCATTCCGAAGATGGTGCATCACGATATGGATGCACCGGCGTGGTGGAATTTTAAGTTCAAAGACTATCTCTACATCGATGGTTTCGCCGGCAAGGGGCATCGCGGGCTGATGCAGTTCATGCTCGTGAAGCAAAACGGCCCCGAGAGGTTCCGCAACTGGGAAGAGGAGTTCCGCGATGTGTTTGCGTTCATCGCGTCGATCGAAGCGCCGAAATTTCCTGGCAAGATTGATCAGCCTCTGGCAGACCGTGGAGCTGTGGTGTTTCAAAAGAACTGTGCGGAATGTCACGGCACCTATGGTGACAAGCCGAGCTATCCCGAACGAAACATTCCGATTGACGACATTGGTACTGATCGGGTGCGCTACGATGCCCTGACGCCAGCCCATCGCAAGGCGTATGGGGAAAGTTGGTTCACCGACTACGCCAAGCTGCCAAACATCGATGCTCCCGAGGGGTATGTAGCCCCGCCGCTGCATGGCATTTGGGCCTCAGCCCCTTATTTACACAATGGAAGTGTGCCGACCCTGTGGCATCTGCTGCGACCAGCCGAGCGACCTGTCGTTTGGAAGGGTGCGGAAGATGACTATGATCACGAGCGGGTCGGTCTCAAAGTGGAGGTGCTTCCACAGCTTCCCGACTATGCACGACGCGGCGCAGCACGGCGCGAGTATTTCAGCACGAAATCGTTTGGTAAAAGTGCGGCTGGACACGACTATCCCGCCAAACTGACGGAAGCCCAGCGCGAAGCAGTGCTGGAATATCTGAAGACGCTGTAG
- a CDS encoding SIS domain-containing protein has translation MLGSTLDLTSYTQRLQAELARVREDQIKTFADLLFEAWQNDKFVYIFGNGGSGCNASHMAEDLGKSTLYEKDLLDESKKRLKVLSLTDNVGWIMAVGNDVSYEQIFQQQLMNYGREGDLVVAISGSGNSKNVLNAVDWANRHGLTTLGITGYSGGQLMTLAQHNLHVPLDDMGMVESIHMCLFHWVLNDVFARINQVGRYAQG, from the coding sequence ATGCTTGGCAGTACGCTCGATCTCACCTCCTACACCCAGCGACTTCAAGCGGAACTGGCGCGCGTTCGCGAGGATCAAATCAAGACCTTCGCCGACCTGCTCTTCGAGGCGTGGCAGAACGACAAGTTCGTTTACATTTTTGGCAATGGTGGGAGTGGCTGTAATGCCTCGCACATGGCCGAAGATCTCGGCAAAAGCACGCTTTACGAGAAGGACCTGCTCGACGAGTCGAAGAAGCGCTTGAAGGTCCTCAGCCTCACCGACAACGTCGGCTGGATCATGGCGGTGGGGAACGACGTTTCGTACGAGCAGATTTTTCAGCAGCAGTTGATGAACTACGGTCGCGAAGGTGATCTGGTTGTCGCGATCAGTGGAAGCGGCAATAGCAAGAACGTGCTGAACGCGGTCGATTGGGCCAATCGCCATGGGCTCACCACGCTGGGGATCACCGGCTACAGCGGCGGGCAACTCATGACCCTCGCCCAGCACAATTTGCATGTCCCGCTCGACGACATGGGGATGGTCGAGAGCATCCACATGTGCCTATTCCACTGGGTGCTCAACGACGTCTTCGCGCGCATCAATCAAGTAGGTCGCTACGCCCAAGGCTAA
- a CDS encoding UbiA-like polyprenyltransferase, which translates to MLTTVRHLLEMIRFSHTVFALPFALLAAMMAWTTPLPTGVMLPFRALDLVGILVCMIGARSAAMAFNRLVDRQFDAANPRTAARHLPAGTLSLPTVILFTLASSALFIAGTLIFLPNTLPVALSIPVLLFLLGYSYTKRFTSLAHFWLGIALALAPLSAWIALRGDYVINTPSDLIPPTMLGLAVLTWVAGFDMIYACQDASFDQSIGLRSIPATLGVTGAFRLAAVCHLLTVVALFVLPFLSPQVPLGWLYLLSVAIVAALLIYEHWVVRPTDLARVNLAFFTINAIISIGLLATSVIDLLWI; encoded by the coding sequence ATGCTCACCACTGTTCGCCATTTGCTCGAGATGATCCGCTTCAGCCACACGGTTTTTGCCCTACCGTTTGCGCTCCTGGCGGCCATGATGGCCTGGACGACACCGCTCCCCACCGGCGTGATGCTGCCGTTTCGCGCACTCGATCTGGTGGGGATTCTCGTCTGCATGATCGGCGCCCGCTCGGCCGCCATGGCCTTCAATCGGCTCGTCGATCGCCAATTCGACGCCGCCAATCCCCGCACTGCAGCGCGGCATTTGCCAGCGGGAACACTCTCGCTCCCGACCGTCATTCTGTTCACGCTGGCCTCGAGCGCGCTGTTCATCGCTGGCACACTCATTTTTCTACCCAACACGCTGCCGGTGGCTCTTTCGATTCCGGTGCTGCTGTTCCTCCTGGGCTATAGCTACACCAAACGCTTCACGAGCCTGGCTCACTTCTGGCTCGGCATCGCGCTGGCTCTAGCGCCGCTATCGGCCTGGATTGCCCTGCGCGGCGACTACGTCATCAACACCCCCTCGGACCTGATTCCCCCGACGATGCTGGGCCTGGCAGTGCTTACCTGGGTCGCCGGTTTCGACATGATCTATGCCTGTCAGGATGCCTCGTTCGATCAATCGATCGGCCTCCGCAGCATCCCCGCCACGCTCGGAGTGACCGGCGCATTTCGCCTCGCTGCTGTTTGTCACTTGCTCACCGTCGTGGCCCTCTTCGTGCTCCCCTTTCTTTCACCGCAAGTGCCGCTGGGATGGCTCTACCTCCTCAGCGTGGCGATCGTGGCGGCATTACTTATCTACGAGCACTGGGTGGTCCGGCCCACCGATCTTGCGCGGGTGAACCTCGCCTTCTTCACCATCAATGCCATCATCAGCATCGGGCTGCTCGCCACCAGCGTGATCGATCTGCTGTGGATCTGA
- a CDS encoding MFS transporter, giving the protein MSEPNPSESSAAMTPLAPATGSPTAVARPKLFRDASFWGITLTQFLGAFNDNVFKQALMLLFVAVPIGNGQTQDLQSLGTFVFSIPFILFSGYAGYLSDCYCKRRVIVLAKVAEIVIMVLGLVTFLIYARTGMSITMAAIFSIVLFLMGAQSAFFGPGKYGILPELFRENDLPRTNGLVLMTTFLAIILGGVLAGLLMESFPGKLWIIGVVCVAIAVIGTITAAIIRRTPISQPGLAFTFSALGVPKEMRIELAKDRPLAAAVWVSTIFWLTAAMVQMGVTSLGKVQLQVGDAKSALMVSLISIGIAIGSVLAGQISRGKFHTGVLKAGSIGLATTLALLALPGGDHGHLLGYYGSLVVLLVMGIFTGMFAVPLQVFMQMRPPAELKGRMIATQNLLNWIGIVGSAIFYAIAMQIINALKLPQATIFAVTAVLMAGVALLYHPATVELGSGSAASK; this is encoded by the coding sequence GTGAGCGAACCAAATCCTTCCGAGTCATCCGCTGCTATGACTCCGCTCGCTCCCGCCACGGGTTCGCCCACGGCAGTTGCGCGGCCGAAACTCTTCCGCGATGCGTCGTTCTGGGGCATCACTCTCACGCAGTTTCTCGGCGCGTTTAACGATAACGTTTTCAAGCAAGCGCTCATGCTGCTGTTTGTCGCCGTACCGATCGGGAACGGGCAAACGCAGGACCTTCAGTCGCTCGGCACGTTCGTCTTTTCGATCCCCTTCATTTTGTTCTCGGGCTACGCTGGCTATCTCTCCGACTGCTACTGCAAGCGGCGCGTGATTGTCCTCGCGAAAGTTGCCGAGATCGTCATCATGGTGTTGGGGCTCGTCACATTTTTGATCTACGCCCGCACCGGGATGTCGATCACGATGGCGGCGATCTTTTCGATCGTACTTTTTCTGATGGGGGCCCAAAGCGCGTTCTTTGGTCCAGGTAAGTACGGCATTTTGCCCGAGCTCTTTCGCGAAAACGATTTGCCACGCACCAACGGCCTGGTGCTGATGACCACCTTTCTCGCCATCATTCTGGGAGGTGTACTCGCCGGCCTGCTGATGGAAAGTTTTCCGGGCAAGCTGTGGATCATTGGCGTTGTCTGCGTTGCGATTGCAGTCATTGGCACCATCACCGCCGCGATCATTCGCCGGACACCGATCTCGCAGCCCGGACTAGCTTTCACCTTCTCCGCGCTTGGCGTTCCGAAAGAGATGCGCATCGAGCTTGCCAAAGATCGTCCACTCGCAGCAGCTGTCTGGGTCTCGACCATCTTCTGGCTCACTGCCGCGATGGTGCAAATGGGGGTGACTTCGCTGGGCAAAGTTCAATTGCAAGTTGGCGACGCTAAGTCGGCCCTGATGGTCAGCTTGATCTCGATCGGCATCGCCATCGGCAGTGTGCTCGCGGGTCAGATTTCGCGAGGCAAGTTCCACACCGGCGTCCTCAAAGCAGGCTCGATCGGACTCGCCACCACACTCGCGCTGCTGGCCCTTCCGGGCGGCGATCATGGCCATTTGCTCGGCTACTACGGCAGTCTCGTGGTCCTCTTGGTGATGGGGATTTTCACCGGCATGTTCGCTGTGCCGCTGCAAGTGTTCATGCAGATGCGACCACCTGCAGAACTGAAAGGGCGCATGATCGCCACGCAAAACTTGCTCAACTGGATCGGCATTGTCGGCTCGGCCATCTTCTACGCCATTGCCATGCAAATCATCAACGCTTTGAAGCTGCCGCAAGCGACCATCTTTGCCGTCACTGCCGTCCTGATGGCAGGCGTCGCGCTGCTCTATCACCCAGCGACCGTCGAGCTTGGTAGTGGATCTGCTGCAAGCAAGTAG
- a CDS encoding 3'-5' exonuclease, producing the protein MTRLAKSSVRYLVFDVESVADGELVARIRHPGETIDPATAVQQYREELMAKHDSDFIPYTYQLPVSVVVAKVSDDFRLLDLVALDEPQFRPHVITEHFWRGWEAYKRPTLVSFNGRSFDLPLLELASFRYGLSLPGWFYASGKTYEQPRNRYNTEAHLDLHDTLTNFGASRFHGGLNLAAQLLGKPGKMDVQGNMVQDFYNAGKFSEINDYCRCDVLDTYFIFLRCQVLLGRLTLPQEQKIVAEAHDWIANHAKTIPVLSDYLSRWGNWHNPWHETPPAP; encoded by the coding sequence ATGACTCGCTTGGCTAAATCGTCGGTCCGATATTTGGTGTTTGACGTCGAAAGTGTTGCCGATGGCGAGCTCGTGGCGCGGATTCGTCACCCGGGGGAAACCATCGACCCAGCGACAGCCGTGCAGCAGTATCGCGAAGAACTGATGGCCAAGCACGATAGCGACTTCATTCCCTACACCTACCAGCTTCCCGTTTCAGTGGTGGTGGCGAAAGTGAGCGACGATTTTCGCCTGCTCGACCTCGTAGCGCTCGACGAACCCCAGTTCCGCCCTCATGTGATCACCGAGCATTTTTGGCGCGGCTGGGAAGCGTATAAACGCCCCACGCTCGTAAGTTTCAACGGACGATCGTTCGATCTTCCGCTGCTGGAGCTCGCCTCGTTTCGCTACGGCCTCAGCTTGCCGGGCTGGTTTTATGCGAGCGGCAAAACCTACGAACAGCCTCGCAATCGCTACAACACCGAGGCTCATCTCGACTTGCACGACACCCTCACGAATTTCGGCGCTTCCCGATTTCATGGCGGGCTGAACCTGGCGGCTCAATTGCTCGGCAAACCTGGAAAAATGGATGTCCAGGGGAACATGGTGCAGGATTTCTACAACGCCGGCAAATTTTCGGAGATCAACGACTACTGTCGCTGCGATGTGCTCGACACCTACTTCATTTTTCTCCGCTGTCAGGTCCTGTTGGGGCGTCTGACATTGCCGCAAGAGCAGAAGATCGTCGCCGAAGCGCACGACTGGATTGCCAATCATGCCAAAACCATTCCGGTCTTGAGCGACTATCTCAGCCGCTGGGGAAATTGGCACAATCCGTGGCACGAAACGCCCCCGGCTCCATAG
- a CDS encoding ROK family protein, which produces MLLGIEIGGTKLQLGVCDQSPETIVELVRTDVDLARGASGILESIEKQAIVFARKYPLRHVGIGFGGPIDAKHGVVTCSHQVKGWNQFPLARWCQETLGLAATMANDCDAAAVAEATYGAGKGSDSVFYVTVGTGVGGGLVLGGKLFGANRPAAAEIGHLRPGLHDDRPELTVESMCAGPAIAAAATARINGQVSRSLDSLRKQMAMVGRMSLEKQLENARQTEAEFLQDLVDRCGGDVDKLTAKQVAQAAAEGNEVAREVIEHAAVVLGWGVAQVITLLAIETVVIGGGVSMIGETHFFAPLRDSVDRYVFPPLAKTYQIVPASLGENVVVIGALSIARDACAKRP; this is translated from the coding sequence ATGCTCCTGGGGATCGAAATTGGTGGCACCAAGTTGCAGCTCGGCGTCTGCGATCAGTCGCCCGAGACCATCGTGGAACTTGTGCGAACCGACGTCGACCTTGCGCGTGGTGCCTCGGGAATTCTCGAGTCGATCGAGAAGCAGGCGATTGTTTTCGCGCGGAAGTATCCACTCCGGCATGTGGGAATCGGTTTTGGCGGTCCGATCGATGCCAAGCATGGTGTGGTCACCTGCAGCCATCAGGTGAAAGGGTGGAACCAATTTCCCCTCGCACGCTGGTGCCAGGAGACTCTTGGCCTGGCCGCCACGATGGCCAACGATTGCGATGCTGCCGCAGTGGCTGAGGCGACGTATGGAGCAGGGAAGGGGAGCGACTCGGTTTTCTACGTCACGGTGGGGACAGGTGTCGGTGGAGGTCTTGTGCTAGGGGGCAAGCTGTTTGGCGCAAATCGCCCCGCTGCAGCCGAGATCGGCCATCTTCGTCCCGGACTGCACGACGATCGGCCCGAACTGACCGTCGAGTCGATGTGCGCTGGTCCTGCAATCGCCGCAGCAGCCACCGCACGCATCAATGGCCAAGTGTCGCGCTCACTCGATTCCCTGCGTAAGCAGATGGCCATGGTTGGGCGGATGTCGCTCGAAAAACAGCTAGAAAACGCTCGTCAAACCGAGGCTGAGTTCCTGCAAGATTTAGTCGACCGCTGTGGTGGCGACGTCGACAAACTCACCGCCAAACAGGTGGCACAAGCTGCCGCCGAAGGGAACGAAGTGGCCCGCGAGGTGATCGAGCATGCAGCGGTGGTGCTCGGCTGGGGAGTGGCTCAGGTCATCACGCTGCTGGCGATCGAAACCGTGGTGATTGGTGGGGGGGTCTCGATGATCGGCGAAACCCATTTCTTTGCGCCGCTGCGAGATTCGGTCGATCGCTATGTCTTTCCGCCACTCGCCAAAACCTACCAGATCGTCCCCGCCAGCCTCGGCGAAAACGTGGTGGTGATCGGCGCTTTGTCGATCGCCCGCGATGCCTGCGCCAAACGCCCCTAA
- the pepT gene encoding peptidase T, with protein sequence MTINSQRLLERFLRYVKIDTTADDSSTTFPSSPGQAVLSKLLAEELRQMGLTDVLVDEFEIVYATVPSNVKHQSPVLALNAHVDTSPETTGKNVNPQVIHHYTGVDLPLPANPEKVLRVSDNPELTALVGKTIITTDGTTLLGSDDKSGVAVIMELANYLVEHPEVPHGDIRLLFTCDEEIGQGVKHVNLERLAADVCYTLDGSGSGEIDVETFSADLATITVKGINIHPSIGKGRMVNAVRGAARFVELMPSDKLAPEVTEGRDGFMHPYTIEGGVAEVKIKVLLRDFDARQLADQAAMLQSIAKQVEKEIPRLAVDVHVRKQYRNLAEGLAQEPRAVKLAEEAFRRLGRPFKQTIIRGGTDGSQLTERGLPTPNLSTGEHNPHSPLEWTCLEEMVAACEVLVELSQLWGKETKN encoded by the coding sequence ATGACGATCAACAGCCAGCGACTCTTAGAGCGTTTTTTGCGCTATGTGAAAATCGATACGACCGCCGACGACAGCAGCACCACCTTTCCGAGTTCCCCGGGACAAGCGGTCCTTTCGAAGCTGCTTGCCGAGGAGCTTCGCCAGATGGGACTCACCGACGTGCTGGTCGACGAGTTCGAGATCGTCTACGCCACCGTCCCGTCGAACGTGAAGCACCAGTCCCCTGTCCTGGCGCTCAATGCCCACGTTGATACCTCGCCTGAAACGACCGGAAAAAACGTCAATCCGCAGGTGATTCACCATTACACCGGCGTCGATCTGCCCCTTCCGGCCAATCCTGAAAAAGTGCTGCGGGTGAGCGATAACCCCGAACTCACCGCGCTCGTCGGCAAGACGATCATCACCACCGATGGGACGACCCTCCTGGGGAGCGACGACAAATCGGGTGTGGCGGTGATCATGGAACTGGCAAACTACCTGGTCGAGCATCCCGAAGTTCCGCACGGTGATATCCGGCTCCTCTTCACCTGCGACGAAGAGATCGGACAAGGGGTGAAACATGTGAACCTCGAACGTCTTGCGGCCGACGTTTGCTACACGCTCGACGGAAGTGGGAGTGGCGAAATCGATGTCGAAACGTTCTCGGCCGACCTGGCGACCATCACCGTGAAGGGGATCAACATCCATCCTTCGATCGGAAAAGGAAGGATGGTGAACGCCGTGCGAGGTGCCGCGCGCTTTGTCGAACTGATGCCGAGCGATAAGCTCGCGCCGGAAGTGACCGAAGGGCGCGACGGGTTCATGCATCCCTACACCATCGAGGGTGGCGTGGCCGAAGTGAAGATCAAAGTGCTGCTGCGCGACTTCGACGCCCGTCAGCTCGCCGATCAAGCCGCGATGCTGCAATCGATCGCCAAGCAAGTGGAAAAAGAGATTCCGCGTCTGGCGGTCGACGTCCATGTCCGTAAGCAGTATCGCAATTTGGCGGAAGGACTCGCCCAAGAGCCGCGCGCGGTGAAGCTGGCCGAAGAAGCATTCCGGCGGCTCGGTCGCCCGTTCAAGCAAACGATCATCCGGGGCGGTACCGACGGCTCGCAGCTGACCGAACGTGGCCTCCCCACACCAAATCTCTCGACCGGCGAACACAATCCGCACTCGCCGCTGGAATGGACCTGCCTCGAGGAAATGGTCGCCGCGTGTGAAGTGCTCGTCGAACTCTCGCAGCTCTGGGGGAAGGAAACGAAGAACTAG
- the thiC gene encoding phosphomethylpyrimidine synthase ThiC translates to MSTQLEAARADQITPEMEFVAKRENLPVETIREEVAIGRMVIPANKVHLQGALEPMAIGIAASCKINANIGNSAVTSNVDEELEKLHTAVHFGADTVMDLSTGKDINNIRSAIIAKSPVPIGTVPIYQMLEELGGNIEDMRPQHFLDMVEHQAKQGVDYMTVHCGVLMEHLHLTVGRVTGIVSRGGSLIAKWMMAHRKQNPLYESFDDLCDIMRQYDVTWSLGDGLRPGSLADASDAAQFAELDVLGELTQRGWDRGTQVMVEGPGHIPMDQIDMNIKRQIEVCKGAPFYVLGPLVTDIAPGYDHITSAIGAAMAGMSGAAMLCYVTPKEHLGLPNKEDVKQGVIAYKISAHAADVARKRPGSRDRDDALSRARFAFDWNEQFRLSLDPETARAYHDETLPQDTFKSAHFCSMCGPKYCSMRITEDIRKMAVAGELSTEKPTLVSISGGQS, encoded by the coding sequence ATGTCGACGCAGCTGGAAGCGGCCCGTGCAGATCAAATCACTCCCGAGATGGAATTTGTCGCCAAGCGCGAGAACCTCCCGGTCGAGACCATTCGCGAAGAAGTAGCCATCGGTCGCATGGTGATTCCTGCGAATAAGGTGCACTTGCAAGGTGCTCTCGAGCCGATGGCCATCGGCATTGCAGCGTCGTGCAAGATCAACGCCAACATCGGCAACTCGGCTGTCACCAGCAACGTCGACGAAGAGCTCGAGAAGCTTCACACCGCCGTGCACTTCGGTGCCGACACGGTGATGGATCTCTCGACCGGCAAAGACATTAACAACATCCGCAGCGCGATCATCGCCAAAAGCCCCGTGCCGATTGGCACGGTGCCGATCTACCAGATGCTCGAGGAACTCGGTGGCAACATCGAGGACATGCGTCCGCAGCATTTCCTTGACATGGTCGAGCACCAAGCCAAGCAGGGTGTCGACTACATGACGGTCCACTGCGGCGTGCTGATGGAGCATCTGCACCTGACGGTCGGTCGTGTCACAGGCATCGTCAGCCGCGGCGGCTCGCTGATCGCCAAATGGATGATGGCTCACCGCAAGCAAAACCCGCTGTACGAGTCGTTCGACGATCTGTGCGACATCATGCGTCAGTACGACGTCACCTGGAGCCTCGGTGATGGCCTGCGACCTGGTTCGCTCGCCGATGCCAGCGATGCGGCCCAATTTGCCGAACTCGATGTTCTCGGCGAACTCACCCAGCGAGGCTGGGACCGTGGCACGCAAGTGATGGTTGAAGGTCCCGGACATATTCCGATGGACCAGATCGACATGAACATCAAGCGGCAGATCGAAGTCTGCAAAGGCGCCCCGTTCTACGTCCTGGGCCCACTGGTGACCGACATCGCGCCAGGCTACGACCACATCACCAGTGCCATTGGCGCTGCGATGGCCGGCATGAGCGGCGCAGCGATGCTCTGCTACGTCACGCCGAAAGAACACCTCGGTCTTCCCAACAAAGAGGATGTGAAGCAGGGGGTGATTGCCTACAAGATTTCGGCCCATGCCGCTGACGTTGCTCGCAAGCGTCCTGGCTCGCGCGATCGCGACGACGCACTCAGCCGCGCTCGCTTTGCATTCGATTGGAACGAGCAGTTCCGTCTTTCGCTCGATCCCGAAACGGCTCGCGCCTATCACGACGAAACGCTGCCGCAAGACACGTTCAAGAGCGCCCACTTCTGCAGCATGTGCGGTCCGAAGTACTGCTCGATGCGAATCACCGAAGACATTCGCAAAATGGCAGTCGCTGGCGAGCTCTCGACCGAAAAGCCGACCCTGGTGAGTATCAGCGGCGGACAGAGCTAG